The DNA region CAAGACAACTACTAAATTCTACTGGGGTGATGACGTGAAACAAGCCGGCGATTATGCTTGGTATGAGGATAATTCAAACTATACCACCCATCCAGTCGGACAGAAAAAGCCGAACGGGTTCGGGCTATATGACACTGCCGGTAATGTCTGGGAGTATTGTGCTGATTGGTATGATGAGACCTATTACGAAAATAGTCCTAAGGACAATCCGCAAGGGCCGGCGAGCGGGGAATTCAAAGCCGTTCGCGGCGGCAGTTGGTACGGTGCCACAGCATACTTGCGGGTGTCTGACCGTGGCTACGCCGGGTGGACTGGCACGGGACGGAACAGCCTTGTGGGCTTTCGCCCAGCTAAGACGAAGTAGCCTTTTACATCTTTACTTTTTGGGTTCAGGGTGCGTCGGGTTATGCGAGTGAGTGCGTTTTTACGATGGGCATCCCATATCTTTACGAGTGGTACCCCATACTTTGGTAAGCAGTGCCCCATACCTTTGTGAAGGGGAGTCCATACCTTGGTAAGCGGTACCCCATAGTTTTGTAAGAGGCGCCCCATATCTTGGTGACTGGTACCCTATACCCTGACAAGTGGCTCCCCATACTCTGATAAGAGGTGCCCTATACCTTGGTGAAGACTACCCCATAGTTTTGCGATGGGTACCCCACGGCCTTACGAGGAGGGGAGCACGGCTTTATAAAGAATCCCCCACGGCGGGGGGTGTGCCTACCCCCCTACGTTTGACTTTACCAAATTTTCTAATTCCTTATGGGTCAAGATGATACGAACGAAAATGAGCCCGCAAAAAATACCATAATTCCAGCCTTTAATGAGTACCCTCTCAAGGATATTAAACACTGGGTAAAAAAGGCCTACGCCAGAGCACGGCGTCAAGTCCACTGGCGTAAAGCTGAAAAGATTAAGGCAATGATGCCGATAGAGACGGCGTCGTATGCCGAGCGGAAGGTATTCGGCAACTGGCGATTGGTGGCGCCATACCGTGATACCGTAGGGGCGATTCATGAATCGCCCCTACAGACAGCCATCCGGGCATTGCGGCCTTATATTGTGCAGACCAGATGGGGTCAATTCCGGCGGCAATTCGTTAAGCGCCTCAAACTCGCCTTTAACGCGATATGTGATTCTGATTATGACCAGAAGATGGTGGACCAGGTCAACGGCTGGCTGGATGAGTTGGTGGCGTCTTTCGTCTCTTCCGCCTCAGGCGGACCCGCCTTTGGCGGGCGTCCCTCGTCTTTCGTGGTCAGGTTCGTCCTTCGTCCCGAGACCGCGCAGGGTTATAGTTCCCCGGAATTCCTGAAAATAAGAAGCGCTATCTGGGAACGGTTTACCGGCAAGGGGCTTGATTTGAACCGGTTTACCAATCCCACGGCGGCCGGCCGCCAGATGGAGATGGAGTTGGAGTGCCATGGTAAAATGATGGATATAAAGGACGCCTGAATTACATTATTAGGGTAGGAATGAAAGAAAATAAAAATGGGCTTGTGATATAAATAATCAATGACTAAATATTTGATTTCAAAACCCGTTAAGGGTAGAATAAAAGTAAACTACCAAAAAGATAGGAGGTTTTTTATATGCCCATCGCCATGAAATGCGAATGCGGAACGGATTATAATTTCAAGGACGAATACGCCGGTAAAAGCGTCCAATGCCCCAAATGCAAAAAGGTGTTTGCGGTCTGCCTCCAGGGGCAGGATGCCGCCACCCAGCCGGGCGACCAGGTTTTCAACCGTAATAAGTTCCTCCTAAGGCAGAAACATTTCGCCATTTCGGAAAAATACGACGTTTGTGATGAAAAAGGCGTGCCTATCATCTTCGTCCAGAGGCCGATGCATCTTTTGCGGAACCTGGGCGCCATCTTCGCCGGATTCATGGCGGGCGGGCTGGTTGCCACGCTCTTCGGCATACTGGCAAGCTTAACTTCCGGCGCGCTCCAGGCCGTGCTTGTTATCCTTGCCGTGCTCGGCGGGCTTTTCGGCATCATTGCCGTTTCGATAATGCTCTATGCCAAGCGCCACATTACTTTTTACCGCGATAAGACCAAAAAGGAAAAACTCCTCGAAGTGCTCCAGGATAAAAAAGTCCAGATAATCAACGCCACCTTTACCGTCCGGTCGCCGGACGGCGCCGAATTGGCGACTCTCCATAAAAATTACCTTTACAATATAATACGCAAGCGCTGGTATTGCTACAAGCCGGATAAATCTATTTTGTGCCTGGCAAAGGAGGATTCGATAATCCTTTCCCTGATACGCCGGCTCCTGGGCAATTTCTTTGGGCTTTTAAGGACGAATTTTATCATCCTCGAACCGGCCGGGGAAAAAGTCATCGGCGAATTCAACCGCAATTTCACCATTTTGGACCGTTACGTTCTGGATATGTCGGCTGATGCCTATAAGACATTGGACCGGAGAATCGCCATTGCGTTGGGTGTAATGCTCGATACAGGCGAAAAACGCTGATTTAAATATGGAAACACCAAGCCAAAACGAAGCAAAACCCACGGCCAATCCGCTCCCGGCGGTTTTGATTACGGATAACATGCTGGCGGATTCATCCGATGAATCTGGGAAAACGGATTTTGAAAAGGACATATCGTTCCTTCCGCCTTTGACCATAGCGCTTATCGGCATAAATATCCTTGTTTTTATATGGGAGCTTGCCGCGGGCAAGCTGGAAAACGAGGTCGCCATTATCAGCGCCGGCGCGTTATACCGCCCGTTGGTCATGCAAGGCGAGATATGGCGCCTTATTACCTGCATGTTCTTGCACGGCAGTTTTGACCACTTAATCGGCAACTGTATCGCCTTTTACATCCTGGGGATGGCATGCGAACACGCTTATAAATATTACAAGACTTCTATAATTTATTTTTTGAGCGGGATAAGCGGCGCGCTTTTTAGCATTTTGATACATGAAGGCCCTTCGGTAGGCGCTTCGGGCGCCATTTTCGGGCTGATGGGCGCGGCCGGCGTCTTCTTTTACAAGCACCAAAAGCATTTTTTCCTGCGCGATAAACGCATCGGGTTCATCATCGTTATCTGGGCTTTGTATCAAATCGGGACCGGGTTTTTAACCCCGTTCATAGATAATTCCGCCCATATCGGCGGGTTTATCGGCGGGGGAGCGATTACTTTCTTCTTAGTCCCTGAATTAGTGGCGCCGGCGAGCCCTAAAGAACCGGTGACCCTATTGCAACTCGAAGAGAAAAATATTTATGGGATGTAAGAGAGCTGTTCGGAAACCAGATACTTTTAAAAAGGAGCTGTTATGAATTCGCTTCCGGAAGAAAATCCTTCCCCGGAAATGCCCAAGCCCGAACCGTCTAAACCGGAATCACCGACGAATATTCCGGAGCCGGATATAAAACCATTTGCCGATGCGCTTGAGCCGCCGCCCATTCCCAAGCCGAAAAAGGCGTCTATCATCCCGGATATCACCGGAATCGCCATCCTTGCCGTTTTCCTTTTGATAATTTTGTTCGACTACTTTATATACCAGGGCTCGGAAAGATCCGGCGGCGCCGGTCTGGGTGTTTTAATCCTGCTCTCCGCGATAGTCATCTGGTTCGTGGAAAATAAGCCGCTGACCAAGTCCTCTGTCATCTGCGGTATTCTGGTGCTTATTTTCGCCCTGCGGACTATTTGGCAAGCGGTTTCGTTGGCTGAAATAATCTCTTTTATGCTTCTTTTTACATTTGCCTGCTCTTCAAGGCAATTCTTAATCCATA from Planctomycetota bacterium includes:
- a CDS encoding SUMF1/EgtB/PvdO family nonheme iron enzyme, producing the protein KTTTKFYWGDDVKQAGDYAWYEDNSNYTTHPVGQKKPNGFGLYDTAGNVWEYCADWYDETYYENSPKDNPQGPASGEFKAVRGGSWYGATAYLRVSDRGYAGWTGTGRNSLVGFRPAKTK
- a CDS encoding rhomboid family intramembrane serine protease yields the protein METPSQNEAKPTANPLPAVLITDNMLADSSDESGKTDFEKDISFLPPLTIALIGINILVFIWELAAGKLENEVAIISAGALYRPLVMQGEIWRLITCMFLHGSFDHLIGNCIAFYILGMACEHAYKYYKTSIIYFLSGISGALFSILIHEGPSVGASGAIFGLMGAAGVFFYKHQKHFFLRDKRIGFIIVIWALYQIGTGFLTPFIDNSAHIGGFIGGGAITFFLVPELVAPASPKEPVTLLQLEEKNIYGM